Genomic window (Hydrogenimonas cancrithermarum):
GCACGTAAAGCCCAATAAGGATGAAACGATGAAAGTTTTGAAACCCCTTCTGATTGTCTTGGCGGCGACGCTCGTGACGCATGCCGCGACGCTCGAAGTCTATCGTGACGGCGCAATCTACACCTATAGACCGTCCGGGAAGTTTGTCGGTTTTCCCCCGAAAGATCTCAAAGCGGAGTGCAATGGACGGGCCGTTACGCTCTATCATGCATCCGAATGTCCGAAACAAAGTCGTCTGTGCAAAGAGAAAAGAGCCATTGAGAAGTTTTCCCTCGCCTCTTTTTCGGCGCTGCAACAGATGCATTTTATCGACACGTTGATCGAGCGGGCCGAAGTGAAGATCGCTGCACCGGACAAGGTGCTCGAGATGTCGAAAAAAGCGGCGGAAATCTATTCTGCACTGCAGAAGAGAAAACGTGAAAGCGACAACGAAGTGAAATGGCGCAATACACGTTTTATGCAGCAGGCCCCCTCGATGGAGCCAAAACAGCTGCCACTCGGCTGCAAAGGTGACGTGAAGTTGACGATTCCTTCGGGCTACATCCGTTTCGGCCTCTACTACGAAGCGGATCTCTCCAAGAGTGCGACGATCGGTGTGACGCGCCACCTCGAACTCACCAACAGAAGCGGCATCGATATCGATGCCGATCGTGCGGTACTTTTTTATCAGCCGATCAAGCGTTACCTGCGTCCGATCCATTTTTCTCCCTGGGTGATTCACGACAAACGTTTGCCCCGGCCCGTGGCGACGGAGCGCAAAATGTCACTGCAGGCACGCGCTCCCGTGGTAGAGGATGCGGCTGGTAAACGGTTTGAAAGCGTGGCGTCGTCATCACCGAGATCCTACCGTATAGAACGGCTGCATCTGCCTTCCGACGGGGAAACCGTCGATATCGCCATCGATTCATGGAGCGTCGCCGCCCAGAGATTCGAGGTTGTCTATCCCTATCGTGACGTCAATGTCTACGAAGCGGTGAAGTTCAGCCCCAAAGAGGTCATCGAAACCAACCGCTGGCGGATACGCTCGGGGAAGAAAGTGCTTGCCGACTATGCTTACGGTGAATTTTTCGAAAGAAAATACAGACTCTACACGGGGGTTGACGAAGATCTCGTCGTCCGCAGGGAAAAGATGATTTTAAAAGAACGTGAAACCGGAATTTTCGGTAAAACCGTCCGTAAAAAGGATGGCTATACGATCCGTATCTTCAATCAGTCGAAACGGCCGAAAACATTGCAGGTCGTCGAGCGGATTCCCGTCGCTAGTCGTGAAGATGTCGAAGTGAAACTGCTACACGTCAAATCCGACCGCGGTTCGATGGATCATAGGCTGGAAAAAAAGGGAAAGCTTTTGATCGACGTGACGGTTCCGGCACATGAAGAGGCCAGGATCGATGTGCTTTTCGAAGTGAGCTACGACAAAGATAAACCGGTGGTCTTTTAAAGCAGATGGCATTGCGGCAAGGATATATTCAGCTCTATACCGGTGAAGGAAAGGGCAAAACGACGGCGGCAGTCGGGCAGACACTTCGGGCGCTCGGAAATGGATTGAAAGTCGTTTTCGTCCAGTTTATGAAGAGTGTGCCGAGCGGCGAGATCACGATGCTCGAGCGCTGCGGCGGTGAGAAGATAGCGATATTTCGTGAGTGGGATGACAGCTTTGTCATCGGTGAGCCAAGTGAGAAACAGGTTGCGATGAGCCGTGGGTTGTGGTCCCGGATGGTCGAAGCCATGCGATCGATGCAACCGGACATGCTGGTGCTCGACGAAGTGGCTGTGGCGCTCACATACGGTCTGCTGAATGAGCAGGATGTCCTCTCTTTTTTAAAACAGAAACCTGCCAAACTCGAGATCGTACTGACCGGCCAGAACGCTTCTGCGTCATTGATCGCCGCAAGCGATCTCGTGACGGAGATGAGAAAGGTCAAACACTATTACGACAGAGGTGTCATGGCGCGCAAGGGGATCGAATATTGAGAATCCTGCCGCGCAACTATATCGGTTACAAGGGAGTCAACTCCTTCTTTACGGGAATGACCGTCGGTGCCGTCTTTACGATCTATGCGGCGCTCGATCCTTCGATCTTTTCGCTCGGCGGCATAGTGCTGGCAGTCGGGATGCTGGTGATCGCGAAGTTTTACGAAACCATTCTCAATCTCAGGGCCTTTTACCGTATCTCGCTGCTGGTGGAGTGGGTGATGCTGGGTCTTGTGGCCTTGTATCTTTTCAGACCCTACGCTTTTTCGACGGCACTGCTTGTCTATGCGGGTTATCAGGTGACGTTCATGTTCGGTGCCTATCTGGTACGTGCGGAAACGCTTTTTTTGAACCGAAAACGCATTCTTTCATGGCTCGATATGGCCAAACAGACGGGGTATCTGGCCGGGATGCTGGTATCGTGGCTCTTTTACAAGATGCTGGTATGGGGCTGGCATATCGAAGATCATGCAAGGCAGGTTTATTATCTTCACTGGCTTCTACTCGTGACGGAGATCCTCATTCTCCGGCTTCTTGTCCGGTCGTTTGAAAAGGTCGAGCAAAGAGCAACGACCCGGTGAACATCTCCCCTTTTTTCTCATAATCGCCTTGATGTTGTTTTGAAGCAGCCAGATGAAAAAGGTGGCGATGGTACCATAGAGCGCTGCGAAAACCCAGTCGTTTTGCATTACGGCTCCAATAGCTAAAACGAGAAATAAAACTGTTAAAATTAAACACACTTATAATCCTTTGTGCTATGATAGGTCAAAAACGGACGTTCGAATGCGCTATTTTATCCTAATCCCCATATTCTTGACGACCCTCTTGGCGTCAGAACCGGACTACACCAACCATCTGATCGACGAACCCTCGCCCTATCTGCAGCAGCATGCCCACAATCCGGTCGACTGGTACCCCTGGGGCGAGGAGGCATTCGAGAAGGCGAAGCGCGAACACAAGCCGATCTTTCTCAGCATCGGCTACAGTACCTGCCACTGGTGCCATGTGATGGCACACGAATCGTTCGAAGATCCCAAAATCGCCGAAATCATCGACCGCTGGTTCGTACCCGTGAAAGTGGATCGCGAGGAGATGCCCCATCTGGACAAATATTTTCAGAAAGTCTATGCGCTGCTGCACCGAAGAAGCGGCGGATGGCCGTTGACGATTCTGTTGACGGAAGATCTCAAACCCTTTTTCGCCGCCACCTACATTCCGCCAGTCGATTCATATGGCGTGGAAGGGCTGGAGACACTGTTGCCGAAAATGGGCCGTCTCTATCGCAACAACCGCATGAAAATAGATCAGCGTGCCGATGCGATTGAAGCGTTGATGCGGCGGGTGCAGAATCTTCCTTCCAAGCCAATCGATGCCGATCTGAAAATCGCAGATAAAGCGATCGAGGCGATGCACGGCTATTACGACCCCCTCTATAAAGGTTTCGGCGACCGGCCGAAATTCCCGGAGAGTTCCCGGCTTCGTCTGTTGCTGGATATCTACCGCCTCAACGGCAACGAGAGGGCACGGACGATGGCTCTCGAGACGCTGGATGCGATGCAAAGAAGCGGTCTTTATGATCAGATCGACGGAGCCTTTTTCCGCTACTGTGTCGATCGCCGCTGGCGGATGCCTCACTTCGAGAAGATGCTCTATACCAATGCAGAGCTGATACCTCTATATCTACAGGCGTGGAAGATGACGGGTAAAGAACGCTACAAAGAGGTTGTGAAGGAGACGATTTCGGAGATCGATCGCAGATTCAGAACCCAAGAGGGGCTCTACTTTAGTGCGAGCGATGCCGACAGCGACCATCAGGAAGGCGGGTATTTTATCTACCGCTATGATGAAGCGCTCGAGGCATTGAAGCGTGCCGGTTACGACGAGATGCATGCGAAGATGATTTTGAAATTTTTCGATATCGAAGAGGATGGCAATTTCGATACCGAATTTTCACACCCGAGACGGGCGGCCGAGAGGGAACCTGAAGGGTTCGAAAAGGCGAAAAAGGTGCTTGGAGCGATGCGAAACGGGCGAACTTATCCTTTTATCGATAAAAAGGTCATTACGGCCTGGAATGCCATGATGATCAAAGCGCTTTTTGTAGCTTCTGGACTCGACGACCGCTATATGGCAGAGGCAAAGCGATCTTACGCGGCATTGAAGCATCTGATGCAGCAAAACGACGGGTCGTTGTACCATCAGGTGCTGTTCGGCAACCGGCCGGAGCAAGGCGGATTGCTCGAGGATTACGCATTTTTGATCGATGCCGCATTGACAGCCTATCAGATGACATTGGAGGAAGCCTATTTGAACGATGCCGACCGTTGGACGAAGATCGCGTTGAAAATGTTTTACAGAGAGGGGCGCTGGCTGCTTGGAAGCGACGGATTCGAGAGCTATGCCGATCTTCAGGACAACTACTATACCTCTTCGCTTTCGGTCATGCTCGATAATCTTCTCGATCTGGCGCTGTTGGAGAGCTCGTTGTCTTATGAAACCGCCGTGAAAAAGACGCTCGATGCCAACGGTGCCGTGATAACGAAACGGCCCGATGCCTATCCGGAAGCGCTGCGTGCCTATCTTCGCCTCAAGCGTGGCATCGTCGGGATCAAGTCCAGTCGCGCTACGCTGCTGGCAAATGCACGAAAGATCGAAGCGGTTGGTTACCCATTCCTGTTGAAAAAGGCGGAGGAGCTCCACATTTTCATCGCATGTGATATGCGGACCTGCTTCGCATTCGGTGAAGATTTCGAGAGTATAAAAGAGAGTATCGAGAGCCGTTGAGAAGGGGAATGGGTATCACTCCCTCTTCGCGTCAGACTTTGAATTGGCTGATCTGTTGAAGAACTTCATCGGCGAGTTGACCGATATGTTTGATATTTTCTTCGCTTCCGAGAATGCTCTC
Coding sequences:
- a CDS encoding DUF4139 domain-containing protein, with protein sequence MKVLKPLLIVLAATLVTHAATLEVYRDGAIYTYRPSGKFVGFPPKDLKAECNGRAVTLYHASECPKQSRLCKEKRAIEKFSLASFSALQQMHFIDTLIERAEVKIAAPDKVLEMSKKAAEIYSALQKRKRESDNEVKWRNTRFMQQAPSMEPKQLPLGCKGDVKLTIPSGYIRFGLYYEADLSKSATIGVTRHLELTNRSGIDIDADRAVLFYQPIKRYLRPIHFSPWVIHDKRLPRPVATERKMSLQARAPVVEDAAGKRFESVASSSPRSYRIERLHLPSDGETVDIAIDSWSVAAQRFEVVYPYRDVNVYEAVKFSPKEVIETNRWRIRSGKKVLADYAYGEFFERKYRLYTGVDEDLVVRREKMILKERETGIFGKTVRKKDGYTIRIFNQSKRPKTLQVVERIPVASREDVEVKLLHVKSDRGSMDHRLEKKGKLLIDVTVPAHEEARIDVLFEVSYDKDKPVVF
- a CDS encoding cob(I)yrinic acid a,c-diamide adenosyltransferase, whose translation is MALRQGYIQLYTGEGKGKTTAAVGQTLRALGNGLKVVFVQFMKSVPSGEITMLERCGGEKIAIFREWDDSFVIGEPSEKQVAMSRGLWSRMVEAMRSMQPDMLVLDEVAVALTYGLLNEQDVLSFLKQKPAKLEIVLTGQNASASLIAASDLVTEMRKVKHYYDRGVMARKGIEY
- a CDS encoding thioredoxin domain-containing protein; this translates as MRYFILIPIFLTTLLASEPDYTNHLIDEPSPYLQQHAHNPVDWYPWGEEAFEKAKREHKPIFLSIGYSTCHWCHVMAHESFEDPKIAEIIDRWFVPVKVDREEMPHLDKYFQKVYALLHRRSGGWPLTILLTEDLKPFFAATYIPPVDSYGVEGLETLLPKMGRLYRNNRMKIDQRADAIEALMRRVQNLPSKPIDADLKIADKAIEAMHGYYDPLYKGFGDRPKFPESSRLRLLLDIYRLNGNERARTMALETLDAMQRSGLYDQIDGAFFRYCVDRRWRMPHFEKMLYTNAELIPLYLQAWKMTGKERYKEVVKETISEIDRRFRTQEGLYFSASDADSDHQEGGYFIYRYDEALEALKRAGYDEMHAKMILKFFDIEEDGNFDTEFSHPRRAAEREPEGFEKAKKVLGAMRNGRTYPFIDKKVITAWNAMMIKALFVASGLDDRYMAEAKRSYAALKHLMQQNDGSLYHQVLFGNRPEQGGLLEDYAFLIDAALTAYQMTLEEAYLNDADRWTKIALKMFYREGRWLLGSDGFESYADLQDNYYTSSLSVMLDNLLDLALLESSLSYETAVKKTLDANGAVITKRPDAYPEALRAYLRLKRGIVGIKSSRATLLANARKIEAVGYPFLLKKAEELHIFIACDMRTCFAFGEDFESIKESIESR